The Microbulbifer sp. YPW1 genome contains the following window.
ACTGCGGCCGCAGAGCCCGGGCGCCTGGCATTGAGCGTTTCAACCAGGTTTTGCGCAGCCTCGGCGGAATTCCGGTAGTGAATGACGACCTGGTGGTCCCGGTGCAGCTCTTCGGCGATCGCGCGCCCCAGTCGGGCGGCAGCGCCAGTAATCAGGGCGGTGGCCATGGTGGTTTTCCAGTCTGGGTGAAATTGTGGCGGACGTCGGCAGCTAAGCCAATGCTACTGCCCGCTTTGAGTCGGGGCAGGATATCAGTCCTGGTCCGGTGCCCCGAAGGTGCTTTTTACGTGGGTGACGGCCTGCAGGCGCGCGCGGTCCAGGGCTTTGCCCAGTTCTGCACCCTCAAACCCCTCGGCGATCAGCGCTTGCGGGTCCACACCGGCCGCGGCTTCGCGGGCTGCGCGCAGGTAATCTACCTGGGGGTAATCCCGGTCTTCGAGTCCTTTGCGCCCGCGGGCGTCCGCTTCGCAGCTCTCGAGAAACTGTTCAAACCGCTCCGGTCGACGCAGGGCATCGAGGGCACGTAGCATTTTCATGATGGTCTGCGGGCGCAATTCGAACGCGCGGTGGCAGTGCAGGTGGTACTCGCATACCCCGAGCGACAGTGCGGTAATGGGGTTGGGTACCCGCAGTCGTTTGCTCACCTCCTTTACCAGCGGCAAGCCGGCCGCTTCGTGCCCGCGGTGACTGGGCAGGACATCGTCGGGGGTAATGCCTTTGCCGAGATCATGTACCAGCACCGCAAAACGTACAGGCAGCTCCGCCGGCGCCTGACACAGGGCGCGCAGTACGTGGTCGCCGGTGTCGATTTCTGGGTGGTGGAGCGCCGGCTGCGGTACCCCGAACAGGCTGTCCACTTCTGGCAGTAGCACCTTGAGTGCGCCGCATTCTCGCAACACGCGGATAAATACATCCGGTCGTGGCTCGGTCAGGGCGCGGCTGACTTCCTTCCACACCCTCTCCGGCACCAGGTGTTCGACTTCCCCTGCATCCACCATGCCTCGCATCAGCGTCATAGTTTCATCGGCGACCTGAAATCCCAGGGGCGCATAGCGCGCGGCGAAGCGGGCAACACGCAGAATACGCAGCGGATCCTCGCTGAATGCGGGGGAGACGTGGCGCAGTTTGCGCGCTTCCAGGTCTGCGCGGCCGCCGTAGGGGTCGACGATCTCGCCGTCTTCGGTCTGCGCCATGGCGTTAACGGTGAGGTCGCGACGCTGCAGATCCTGCTCGAGGGTGACCTCTGGGCTGGCGTAGACGGTAAAGCCGCCGTAACCGTGGCCGCTTTTACGCTCGGTGCGGGCGAGGGCGTACTCCTCGCCGCTATCGGGGTGCAGGAATACGGGGAAATCTTTGCCCACCGGGCGAAACCCCTGCGCGAGCATCTCCGTTTCCGTGGCGCCGACAACGACCCAGTCGCGCTCGTGCACCGGTCGTTGCAGTAGTTGATCGCGCACCGCGCCGCCAACCAGATAGCATTTCATTGTGTGACTCCCGAGGCGATGCCGGTCGTATCGATAAAAAACGGGAGGGCGAAGATTGCCATAAATACTGCTGTACCTGACGGGCGCGTCGCCAAAATGGCGCGGGGACAGGTAGATAGTAGGGAATTGGAGGGCAGGGAAGATAAAAAAAAGGCCCCAAAAGTTCAAGGGGGCCCAGGGTCTTAGGGTATTCGTAGAGAGAGAATCCCAACAAGCTCGCTTGCGCCAGTTTCAGCCGATCTTTCTGCAGTTGGCTGCAAAAGCCTGCAGACTCGGCACAGATAGCGCCTGTTACAGAA
Protein-coding sequences here:
- a CDS encoding multifunctional CCA addition/repair protein — its product is MKCYLVGGAVRDQLLQRPVHERDWVVVGATETEMLAQGFRPVGKDFPVFLHPDSGEEYALARTERKSGHGYGGFTVYASPEVTLEQDLQRRDLTVNAMAQTEDGEIVDPYGGRADLEARKLRHVSPAFSEDPLRILRVARFAARYAPLGFQVADETMTLMRGMVDAGEVEHLVPERVWKEVSRALTEPRPDVFIRVLRECGALKVLLPEVDSLFGVPQPALHHPEIDTGDHVLRALCQAPAELPVRFAVLVHDLGKGITPDDVLPSHRGHEAAGLPLVKEVSKRLRVPNPITALSLGVCEYHLHCHRAFELRPQTIMKMLRALDALRRPERFEQFLESCEADARGRKGLEDRDYPQVDYLRAAREAAAGVDPQALIAEGFEGAELGKALDRARLQAVTHVKSTFGAPDQD